In Oncorhynchus tshawytscha isolate Ot180627B linkage group LG01, Otsh_v2.0, whole genome shotgun sequence, the genomic stretch GAAATTTCTAGATATtgacaggaactggaacacgctgtcgtacacgttgatccagagcatcctgaACAtggtcaatgggtgacatgtgtggtgagtatgcaggccatggaagaactgggacatattcagcttccaggaattgtgtacagatccttgcgacatggggctgtgcattatcatactgaaacatgaggtgatggcggcggatgaatggcacgacaatgggctatTCATCCTTGAAGGTTgctttagaaaatttggcagtacatccaaccggcctcacaaccacagaccacgtgtatagcgtcatgtgggtgagcggtttgctaatggcttatggtaaagaaattaacatttacttgtgttgttaacaaaactgcacattttgaagtggccttttattgtccagcacaaggtgcacctgtttaatgatcatgctgtttaatcagcttcttgacatgacacacctgtcaggtggatggattatcttggcaaaggagaaatgctcactatcagggatgtaaacaaatttgtgttcaACATCTGAGAGAATcctttttttgtgcatatggaaaatggctgggatcttttctttcagttcatgaaacatgggaccaacactttacatattgtgtttatatttttgttaagagTAGTTAAGTTCCCAGTAAGCTACAGTGGTTACTCTAAGAAATATTTCACACATGATTCCAAGAATATTTGAAGCACAATTTAAATATGAATACTAGGAAGTACAACCCCCTCCCATTACATGACTTAACCTGTTTATATTATCCTATGTTGAGGCAGAGATATATGCTGTATCTATGATGAGGGCCTAAAATTTCTCCCTCTGACTCATTCACCTTTCTGCTATCAGAGGCTTCAAAACCACAAAGTTTTGTCCAAGTGTTGGTGGCCTACCCTGCTGATCTTTATTTACAGGAAACAATGAAGTGTTGTAGATATGTCATTGTTTACCCAGGTTTGCAGTTTCATTTGAAAATCACAGAACAACATATGTCCTTTTCACTAAAATGTGTATGTTGCTTTATTTGTCCCATTCTAACCCATTAATCCAGGTGACAATTCATTATGTTCTTATTTTCCCTCTAGTGAAGCACAGTAACTCAATCTGTATTGACCTCTCAGTGCTCTACAACTTAGTAAATGCCTCCTCCTCCTTAAACCCCTCTTGTGAGAACAGGATGTTTTCCCTGCAGTTCTGGTATGTGACTGGGAGATCCCCACAAAGGCTGCCCTGTCAAACCCATCACTATAATGTCGTTATATAGGCTGACCTATTCCAGCAAACTAACGGGCTGCTCTTATGTGGAATCAAGCAGCACCTATTCTGCAAAGGTAGCTATGAAATGTAAGTCCTTTGAAATGAAAAGTACATGGCTTTTTAAGTTCCATACATTTATGAATTTGAGGCCAGGCACAGAATGTTATAAAATTGAGCTTTACGCATTATGCTTGTCAAATATGTTGCAGAAACATGGGATGTCAGAATATCATTTTGAACTTGAGACAAAAAACAATTCATTCAGATGGGGAACAATAAATAAAATCACGCCCTTCTGTAAACAACAGTTTTCTGTGTAACCAATTGTATTTTACAACAAACGTAGTTGCTTATGACTGAATGGAATTTTCACCATTCACAAAGCGTATTGGGAGGTTCCTAATGCGTGAACCGGCCAATGACGGTCCATCGTGGGTTGGTTTTCGTTCTTGCACGAGGAAATTCCGATTAGTGAGGGGATTCGATTAATGCTCAGGGCATTCCCCGGGTGAACCGGCTTAGCGTTGATTGCGTCCATTTGGAACCGGGCTGCATCCCGGGCATGAGCCGGGTGCTCCGTTTTGGCCGGCGGAGATGtcggctcaaaacaaaagtgacttCTGGTTAAGGTCGTGGAGTAACGAGTATGATTATGTGTTAacacatgcaaaagtgattgaTTAAGATAAAAACGCTTTATCTGCCGTCACAATGAAAACCAGTTTGAAAATTCGAGCATATATTTTATGAAAAAATAGATGTATGTTTCTGAACGATGCTGCACTATTCACAATATGACTGAGCGGCGCAGattactgtttgatttgaaaagAGCGTGCCTCGCTCACCGGTTTCGCCCGGTCACGTGTTGGGCCATAGTTCGGTTCAAACCGAGGCAGCTTAATCGAACTCTCCCATTGACCTACGTAGGTACTTTTCCTAGCCAATGAACTTCAGCGGTGGGATGGCCTGGTTTGGAATTTTGACCTCTCACGTTCACCCAAAGGAGGGTCCAAATTCTTTGTCTTCAGATTTCCTACATGACACCAGAGACAGCCTATTATGAAGGAGTAGGGGTGCGGCTACTAGGTTCCTTGTCCACCCAAATCATCTGTGGGCATTGGTTATGTTGACATGTCCCGCCTACTGGCCGGTCTGCGGACTTCACACAGGCAGTTGTGTGTTTCATAAAAATGCACTCTGATGCGGCAAGTAAGTAGCTATAGTAGTGGCTTTTGGTGTGTTTAGGCTCCTCGTATTGATAACTTACGTAACAGCGACCGGATCTATTGCATCTATCTGTTTACCTTTAGATTTAGCTGTTAATCGAGTGTCAAATAGAGGTATGTGCAGACTATCTGTCTATTGCCATTCTCTTTGTATTTCCAAGTGTTGTCTTGGGGCGCAACAAAGGGACTGTACTGTGTTATTGCTGAATGTACGCACTTTTTGTTGACTTATTGTTAGGACAACTAACGTTGCAAAGGCTACTATTCGGTTGAATACATCAGCTAAATATGTAATTATTGTCGACCTATTATACTGCTATTTTGTCGCTTATTTACGGACGGGAATGAAGTGCTACTGCAAAGCAAGTTACACTTGGAACAATGTTGTGTAGGCTAAATAGGTCAGTTTTCCAGTCAACTGCGGAAAATTACAGAGGATGAAAATTGTGACGCAGTTCTGTAAAATATATTTCTATGCTTGCTGCAATAGAGCTGGCCGACTGCGCGTCATATACATCAACTGTTGCAAGAGAACCATAAGATACTTGCATGCACTATTCCATAGGATGTAACATTTTTGTATCGATATAATATGCATTCATCAGTTGGGGTGAGTGTCAGGAGAGGGGTGCAGAATGAAATGTTAATTTCTGAGGGCGGGAATTGTAGTCTAATTCCACTCTCCATTGATCAAGATCTTAGAGCCTTGATCCAGGAAATGGACTACAACAACCATAatgtctccctctactctccagATACTTTGTAAACTCTGTGCAAGTTGTGTGTCTGTATTGCTATTTTAAGTAGTCTATTCAGTTAGTGCTATCATGAGGTTCGGCCTTTCGTTGATTTAGGTGTGTGAGCGTTTTGACTAAAGAAACGGATTAAAAACGAAAATGACACTTTGTGAGCGGAGATGAGAAGATTACATGTTTTATTGGATAGGCCATGTCGGCGTGGTGTTTAATCATAATCGACCACTCTACTTTTTTGTCTGGCGTTCTGTGAACCCTGTTACGTTTGAATACAATACTCATCTGTCAATCCTGCTCATGATCTGACTGTAgactactgtattatattactgTATTCTAATGTATCTACGTAGCTACAGTCCTTCATACCTTTTTCTTGTTGGTATAATGCCTACTGAACGATTATAACTGCTCAGCataaaaaatgaacattttattGTCAATCCCATCACGATGAAAGGCATTGATTATGTGCAGTTATGGCTGTTTGACATCACTATTTAGTCATCCCAACTACTTTGATGCAAATTATGAAGGTGATTAAGATGGTTACATGCATACCTTCTCATTCCTATTGGCTGAATGCAAAGATGTGACCCCTATGACAGAGGGAGGAGCATGATGATGTAGGCAGGCTGTGGGTAGCAGATGGTGAGTTCTCCCAGCTATCAGTGCCCTGGGAAACCTATATTTCTGTGAGAAGGTTATGTTTCTCTGAGAAGCAGATAATTGTTTAATATTGCCTACTGTTGCGCGTCTGTTCCATATCTAATGCATGTAATGTAGTGGTGTTACATTTAGAGATGTGCTGAAATGTACTTTTCCTCCTTTAGATTTTCAGCTGAACTCCCATTTTTCTACGCTGGCCAGCATCCACAAAATCTACCACACCCTGCACAGGCTGGTAAAAGCATTTTGCCCTCATACCATTATGTGTTTTTCATGTGACATATGAGTACCAGCCACCTGTTCCAACAGTTTACATTATGGAGTTACTCAGGTAAAACGCTAAGAATTTGATCATGGACATTTACCCCTATCTACAAATGAATCCTAGTTATTAATGAGTTATAGACATGGATGGATTTTTCTATTCCTGGGTGGATACTTAAAAGGGATTAATTCATCCTTCCTCTCATcctatttctctcctccctctctctctctgaaataaTAACTGCATCTCTAAAGGTTACAAGCTTGAGGAAATGAGAGCGCAGGCCTCCCCTCACACCCTTCCCTTGCTCACTGCATGCGAACGCcagtgctgctgtgtgtgtgtctcttggtGGGGGTTGCCTAATATAGTTCCATTTATCTCTCCACTCAGAACCTGACGGAGGACGTTGGACAGGACGGTCACTCCACAGGTACCGACCCTGCCTGCACCTTAATGCAGACCCACATGACACttactagctaggtttccatccaattggcggcAGGTTTTAACACAATATTAGCATTTTCCCACCACATATGTGTTTCCATCTAATTGATTAAAGGCTGTGCGTGACGACGTAGTGCACATGAAAATTACTTTTgctgttaaattcccatgtaccaaaAGAAAAagacaagttaaatgggtttctatTGAATTTTATACCCTACTGATTGTTTTGTCACAATCCTTTTGGTTATATAGCTAATGTTCCCACTCTGGCCTTGGCAAGttcgctctagccaacagctcacagatacagtgcgggtatagcctacatgatgagattattatggacaaaaagaGCACGATTatatttatttgtcaaatggcagtcaagcatcgatcatcatgtcaccagaatgagACCTTCCATATTtattgaaaggagcatcaagctcatcattGCGCTCTTTCACCAACCTgggaagttcatcataacttatttaatctgtagtctaactgcatgcttttccaagtcgtagtgggaggaccacacaacatatcatcgcgtgactcccTAGTTTACTTCGATGTGATGgttatttgcgcataaaggcatTTCCATGGCCATTTCCcacataatacattttaccgacgcaaaaagatcccaccttgtctagcgtgTTTTGTTTTGTccacatttggaaagtttaccgacaAATTTGCTGTTTGCGGCCTGTCAATACATTTTCTATCTGACATGTATTTACTCACATAAAAagtttggatggaaacctggttgctgttctctgtatctctctcctcactctctgtctctcttgtatTGTGTTTCTCTCAGCCTGCCGCTCCAGAGCCATGCCTCCGAGGAAAAAGAGGAGACCCACTACTGGAGATGATCTGTCAGCTAAGAAGAGTCGCCAGGACAGGTACTACCAACCTGCTACACCAACGAATGCATCAGTTACATCAGGTTTTACACAATAAGAGGAATTATATCCAACTTATTTAGATTCACTAATCACTCGTGGACAGGCTACGTAACATCTGTCAAAAGACTGGGATGACTAACACCTCCATCACACcgacaccagaagtacattcatttccaaatAAACGCTGTGTTTCCCTTGCAGCATTACCTTGCGgaggcagttgcagtgcattCTTTGTGGTCTATATATCCAACGTATGCATCAAATTGTATGCGTCGGGCTTGACAGAAATAGTAGCAAAAGGTggatgttgaacttttgttgcacataTATCCAGTAAACATTTTTGGATTGCATAATAAAAATGCTGTGTCATTTAATTACAAAGTGTTGATGCAAAGACGCTGTCAGTCTGATCGAGGCATAGCGAATAACAGTTGTTCATGTGCGCAGGTTTTTGCCACTGGTTATTTGAACAAGTCTTGATTTAGCGGGTGTGCTCGTCTTATCGAAATTCGGGAAGGGGAGGGTACGTTTGACCCATAGCCTTGCAGAGAGAGGCGGGTGGAGCTACCACCCTGCTTTTGCTCCTCAGTCCAGTATCTTTTTTCTCATACATCTCCCCCAGAACCTAATCCAGTATGTTACGCAATTGCGTGCAATTTTTGTTCTGGATTTTCAACTGTTCACTGAAACGGTATGCATGCGTGATGACACGTGATTTGTCTCCCCAGTGGATTTGCATACTTCATTGTCAGCTTAGAAATCCAAAAGAGCAGCAAGAGGATTTTCCATCACATAGCTCATCCAATAGTTATTTGTCAGGATTAACTTTTTCTACATCGTAGTGTTTGATATGCTCCTAGACGGTAGGATTTTAGGTCACACACTGTATTCCCAGCACCCGCAGTAATGTGTGAAATATGCTGGGTGTGCAGTGCCGTAGATTGTGTCTGAATGGTCTTTTTCAAAATGCAGTGTTTTTAGAAAACATGAGGCACCACAAATCCGAGAGGAAGAGACCTTCTCCAGTAAAAGATGTCTGGAGTGGTTCTATGAGTACGCAGGTGAGACTCAAGGTTTGTAAATATACATTTTGCAATTCTCTATCAGTTTATATAAGCACACTGACCATAATGGTGTAAATACCtttgttacttttagatttgggttttcatgtcatagttgaattgtacTGTGTGAGAGCTGTGAATCGGGCATCATTGATTGCTTCATAAAGGATGTCTCTTGCTTGCTGAAATGATGTCATAGATTAATGTTTTGTGTTTGTCACCTGCAGGTGGGATAGGGTCATAGAGAATTGTTACGTATGTATGTACGCATTGTGATTGTAATTTTTGCTGTGATGATGTCAGAATACTTTGTTACCTCATTCTATGTCATAGAATTCTATGACATCATAACAATAGCGATTACAATCAGTTTTCGTGATGCGATGTCATAATAGGGACTGCTTTGACCTCCACATTATGATATCACACCATGTAAATATAATAGAATCTCTATGGTTGTGATGTCATAGCATTGTTGTGTCTGTGGCATACTATGCTGTCATAATATCAGAGATTAATCCTATGTGTTTGTTTCTGGTAGGAGTGGATGATGTCATAAATAATGGccctgtatatatatgtgtgtatcttTGATAGGCTGTGATGATGTCGTGGGGCCAGAGGGAATGGAGAAGTTCTGTGAAGATATTGGAGTGGAACCAGAGAATGTAAGGATGGCTAGTCATGTCTATGTAGATGGGTGACATTTGTAATCCATCCACATGTGCATGCACTTGGTGGTTATAGTTGGGTTCAGCTCTGTTATTCAGAGATGGCACAAAGATGAAAATGACTCATTGAAAAGTAAACATCTCAAGCATTTCATTGTGTTATAGCATGTGagtgtatgctgttctttgtgaACAGGTGGTGATGCTGGTTTTGGCCTGGAAGCTGGATGCCCAGAGTATGGGCTACTTCACTCTACAGGAGTGGTTGAAAGGCATGGGCTCCCTGCAGTAAGTCTCTGCTCTCAGTTTGTGTGTTTTACTGTACGTGTGTTATGTTTGTCTGTCCCTACAGTTTGTCCTTTTCTAGCTGTGCCATGTACAAAATGGTGCTGACCCCAGACTGGGTTTATAGACTGCCTCTgtctgtatagtctactttatatTCAACTGTCTGTTTTATAGTCAACAGTCTGTACTCTGTCAGCCGGGACTCTAGTCTGTCTCTAACTTGTCTCTCTGGCGTTGTCAGGTGTGACTCCACAGAGAGGCTGAGGAACTCCCTGGACTACTTGAGGTCTGTCCTAAACGACACCACCAACTTTAAGCTCATTTACAGATACGCCTTCGATTTTGCTCGGGTGAGTGAGGCAAAGCCGCATCTGCAGTATTCTCACTAGATTTCCTCTGACTGGGATATTTATTCCCCTGGTATATTTATTTGTTGATGTTTAGATTCAACACACGAAAGATGACAGACAAATGAAACTATTAGTATTTGTAGAAATAAACACAAGGGATAAGTGACGTCAGGTAGGGAAGTACGTCTGTGCTGTCAGCTCTTAGTTTTGAGTGTGTGAAGATAACTTTCTTATTTGTCTTGCATGTCTGAAGCTCTCATCATGAGTACTGCTCTTTCTATTGAGTCAGTCATATTTGACCCCTGACTTCTGAGACATctgttagggctctattcaatctgtaaagcTGAGGCATTACAGACTccgcaaaataaatgtaaaggtcatttccgtTTGAGCCGACATATTTACAGGGAAGGCAGTCTCCGCTaaagcgggaacattgcctttaaatttcagtCACGCTGTAAAGCTGAATTTCCGTGATACTGATTGAATAGAGACCTTCATTTCTGATTTTGTAGGAAAAGGACCAGAGGAGTTTAGACCTGAACACAGCCAAATGCATGCTGGGGCTTCTCCTGGGGAAGACGTGGCCACTGTTTCCTGTATTCAATCAGTTTTTAGAGGTATGGTGTCTAACTAACCTGTGTAACATTCAACTTGATACCGTACATACAACATTTGACACGGTTTTGTCACTATGTATTGactgcctgtcctgtctgtcatTCAGCAGTCCAAGTATAAGGTTATCAACAAAGACCAGTGGTGCAATGTTCTAGAGTTCAGCAGGACAATCAACCTAGACCTCAGTAACTATGATGAGGATGGAGCCTGTAAgtggacacatgcacacactaatacacactcaCTCATTACCTAAGTGGTACAAGGGATCAGGGCTCTAACGTgatccttcttttctctctccttttgtcAGGGCCCGTTTTGTTGGATGAATTTGTGGAATGgtacaaagaaagagagatgtcATAGCATCAGGTAGACTGCAACAAAACCACATTATAATACAACGACGATGACAAACGGCTATGAGAAAACTAAAAACAAAGAATACAAAATGGGAGAGGTGCTTGTCAGTGATGGCAGGTGGCGCATCCAGGTAATGATAGCGATATggtttgggggagggggagggggggttaggTGCAAGCCGCTCTGGCGAGATTAGGATGTAGGTCACCATGGAGACAAAAACCCTCTCCAGGTAATGATCCCTACCCATGTTACATTGTGGGTAATCACACGGCGAGCCCCAATGGCGTTGCGCCCCCTCACTGTGATGTCATATTGCTGCGTGTTAGGATATCGTGTTCTCATGAGTGGCTAAATGGTTTTGTGTGTGCGAGAGATCCACTCTTGAACCCTTTGCTCCCGTTAGGAGGAATTAAACTAAATCCCTCCATTTTGAACGGTCGGTCTTAGTCTTAAAAACAAGGTCATTTTGACCCGGTCACATTTGAATATTGCATATCCGTGCTTTGAACTTGATCTGTGCTTGACTCTTTATAACCTACAGAACCCATCGTTTCTATCAGTTTTGTCCTGTTTGGGTTGAATTGGAATTCTTGAAGAAGCACACTGTCAAATGGCTGAGTGTTACAGTAGTTGGTCTTTTAGTCATGGTCATTAAAGCTGTTGTTACAGGTGGATGATGACACCTGTACAGTTTACTGTGATGAAGTCATTTGTGCCAGTGCTTTTTGAGCCCCTTTTTTTCCATCCTTAGTCTTACTGTGATACCAGCCTGTGCTAAAGCTTTGTAGCCCCCTGTGAAGGCTTCAGATTACCTCATACCacaacaactaaccaatcagcagtGCTGCTTATGAACTCTTATTACAGTGCAGTGGTCAGTCATTAGTGGACTGGCCAGCATTCATTGGTTGTGACCAATCTATGTTTCTAAGCTGTAGGTTTTTAAGAGTTTTCTGTGCCTCTTTAACAATTTATAGAAGTCACTTTACttgcaccccacacacacacacacacacacacacacacagtggtcaggGATACGTTCAGGATTAAATTAGACTGTTTGGCCTAAGTTGCAAGTTAAAATAGAAACGTACctctattttttttcttcatatctGGCATATTGCTTTGGTCTTGTCTTCTGTTATGTCCACTGAACATGTCCAGTTTAATCCATATTACTAacgagcctctctctctccccagtacTGAGAGTGTTATAATTGGAAGACTGTTTAAGGCCTTTGAGGAATAGGTTGTGTAGGGTAGGCAGGCTGTACATTAAGGGGAAATCCAATCCCAGCATGCATGCATTGCCATGTATCATTCAAGAGGTCTCAAAACCATGGACACTGACGGGTTAGATTTAGAACCcggtggtggtgtaatggtgttctTTTTGCCTAGCGTAGGGCTAATGTTCTTGTAACACATGTCAACTTTTGTCTCTAGCTGTGATGTGACGCTCAATTGTCATGAGAGTGAAACCTTGCATGCATGCTCTCCATCAGAGCCATCTGCGAATGGATGAGATTTTTTGAATACttattttattgttgttgtttttgtacagGAATTTGTGCAAGTGTTTTTGTGCTTCATTTGATATCCTTGGTCATGTTGTCTTAACGCTTTATGAAAACCATGACTGTGTATATTCAGAGCTGGAACACACATGCAACCTCATTTGGGGAAGAGGAGTTCCATCCTGCATTTGCCCAACCACTcccttctaacacacacacacacacacacacacacagaaccacactGTTAGTCTCTCAAACAAATTGACATGAACTGAAATTAACAAAAGTTTGAGAAATtggagaaagaagaggaagacgttTTGTGCAGTGTTGAAGGTGTGGTGTAAGAATGGTATCCGGTCATATGTCAATCATTTATTGGTCAAACCCAGTGGTCTGAACTAAAGCATGTACAGTAAATGGTTCAATTTCTGAAGTAATAAGAACACATGATAGCTTCACCTATCAGTGATCCATGATGCTTTGACTGTCAGTAATCAGTGTATTTGTGTATATTAGGTTTTGGTAGG encodes the following:
- the LOC112249017 gene encoding DCN1-like protein 4 isoform X1, producing MHSDAANFQLNSHFSTLASIHKIYHTLHRLNLTEDVGQDGHSTACRSRAMPPRKKRRPTTGDDLSAKKSRQDSVFRKHEAPQIREEETFSSKRCLEWFYEYAGETQGCDDVVGPEGMEKFCEDIGVEPENVVMLVLAWKLDAQSMGYFTLQEWLKGMGSLQCDSTERLRNSLDYLRSVLNDTTNFKLIYRYAFDFAREKDQRSLDLNTAKCMLGLLLGKTWPLFPVFNQFLEQSKYKVINKDQWCNVLEFSRTINLDLSNYDEDGAWPVLLDEFVEWYKEREMS
- the LOC112249017 gene encoding DCN1-like protein 4 isoform X2, whose product is MHSDAANFQLNSHFSTLASIHKIYHTLHRLNLTEDVGQDGHSTACRSRAMPPRKKRRPTTGDDLSAKKSRQDSVFRKHEAPQIREEETFSSKRCLEWFYEYAGCDDVVGPEGMEKFCEDIGVEPENVVMLVLAWKLDAQSMGYFTLQEWLKGMGSLQCDSTERLRNSLDYLRSVLNDTTNFKLIYRYAFDFAREKDQRSLDLNTAKCMLGLLLGKTWPLFPVFNQFLEQSKYKVINKDQWCNVLEFSRTINLDLSNYDEDGAWPVLLDEFVEWYKEREMS
- the LOC112249017 gene encoding DCN1-like protein 4 isoform X3; this translates as MPPRKKRRPTTGDDLSAKKSRQDSVFRKHEAPQIREEETFSSKRCLEWFYEYAGETQGCDDVVGPEGMEKFCEDIGVEPENVVMLVLAWKLDAQSMGYFTLQEWLKGMGSLQCDSTERLRNSLDYLRSVLNDTTNFKLIYRYAFDFAREKDQRSLDLNTAKCMLGLLLGKTWPLFPVFNQFLEQSKYKVINKDQWCNVLEFSRTINLDLSNYDEDGAWPVLLDEFVEWYKEREMS
- the LOC112249017 gene encoding DCN1-like protein 4 isoform X4 is translated as MEKFCEDIGVEPENVVMLVLAWKLDAQSMGYFTLQEWLKGMGSLQCDSTERLRNSLDYLRSVLNDTTNFKLIYRYAFDFAREKDQRSLDLNTAKCMLGLLLGKTWPLFPVFNQFLEQSKYKVINKDQWCNVLEFSRTINLDLSNYDEDGAWPVLLDEFVEWYKEREMS